ATTTAGTCATTGATGGTTGTACATATTTCCAGTATTTCCAAATGAAGATATCAGTAATGAGCCTTTTTAATAGTTAAATAGCTCCAGCGTCAGAAGCAACCCTTTTGTCAATAACCTATCCATAAAACTAACCATGAACTTTTATCTGTTTCAGTGCTGTCGTTAAGGAACACTCAGGAAGAGGAACCACCCGATCCGCAGCTAATGAGGCTGGACAACATGTTGATCGCGGAGGGTGTGGCGGGACCGGAAAAGGGTGGTGGAGCGGGAGCGGCGGCGTCGGCCTCGGCGGCCGCGGCGGCTGGACCACCTGGACAACCTGACAACGCCATCGAGCATTCGGACTACAGAGCGAAGCTCGCCCAAATTAGGCAGATCTACCATCAGGAACTGGAGAAATACGAACAGGTTCGTAGCGAGTGGGGGGAGCAAGCTGATCTTCGTCGGTCGAAACGCGATATTCCCCGAAACTCGTGGAACATTCTCGAATGGTCGGGCGTAATCAAATCGAAGAGGCGGTTTCGTATGCAGTTTTCGTGTCGGATTTTTTCTttcatctctctctttctcccccgtTTCAACCCTCGAGCGGCCCGATAAGAGACCAGTTGGTATACCTGCGAGctcctttctctccctttccctcaTTTCCTCCTTCCCTGTCGAACAATTTGCGTGCTAATGAACCTACTCGCTCGCGCTAAGTAAAATCTCGCGTGTCGAGCGAGCCACTGCTGTATCGCGAGCCGCGGATCTCTTTAACGCGAGCAAACCCCGCGGGCTATTGTGTTCCCCGTGGAAATTCGACGGAATTCTCGACTCGCTCCGACTAACGTGCTTCTTCCGCTAACTCTGCGAAACGTGTCGTCTCTTTGGTAACCGTTCGTTTTTCAATTGGCACGTTATTGCGGCGTTTCGACATCGTTGCAGTTGGATTCATCAAGAGCCAAAAGAATTTATAGTGCTCTTCATTTATAACAACTGCTCCCGAAAAAATGAACCTTAACCATTTCatattctaaatttaaattttaaattttttaattaaagtaaaataccGTTGGTATAACTCTTCTATTGTACACGGCGTATTCTCTAAAGCCTTAAATGAGCATGGTCCCTCTGAAAGCGAATctgctattttctttcaattttattcggaTCGGTTCATATTCTACGATAGTCGAAAAGAAAATCGCGGAGTCCGCGAAACGGCTATCGATCAGTGAGCACGATACCCGGACACGGTCCCGGGCTGTTTTGCATTTCCAGTTTTCGTTATTTTCATCGCGGTGTAATTCAGCTGCGCGTCCGGGACGCCGGCGGCGTGGCTCGAACCGCCGACCGCGTATTCAATTCCTGCTTATTAATATGCGCGCGATTGAAACAAAAAGACCGGGCGGGCGTGTAACACGCGAGACACATACGCCCGCTCTACCACGACTCACTTATCAACGATAAAAGCATCATTCTTTTCAACGCCCGGCCGCTCTCGCGGTTTCTCTCTTCGCCTCCCTCTTTTGCGTGTTCCTCGAACAAGAACGATGAATTACACGGAACGTCGAAACCTCTCGAACCTGAAGAATGCTTCCAGTTCCCGGAATTCGAAACTTAGCACCTTCAGCGTTCTGCTACAAAAATCCGAATTAGTTGCTCCCGTTACATTTCCCTTCGTATTTTTCCATGCTCGATGAATATTCATGCAAAAATGTTGGCTTCGGTTCTCGAAACACGATATTCCAGTTACCGAATGAAATCAgcatttcaagtttcaagagTTTCGAGTTTCAAAGCTTTCAAGAGCTTCGAAACCTTACGGAGCACCGAATTCGAATTTCGAGGAATTTAAAATTCAGCTTTAAACCCACCCCTAGAAAATAACGATAGctcgtcgttcgttcgttcgtccgttccgTGCGTTCGCGCGTACATAAATACCGAATCACTCGCGCACACACTCGCCAGTCACGAGAACAGGGTTGGAGGGGGGCAAagtgagagagacagagaaagaaagagagagagagagagagagagaacgttCGGGTTTAATTGCCACACCCGTTTCGACCCCATATTTCACAGTGTGTCAGCGGTCTTGATGTTTCCCCGCAGCGGATACGCACACCATTGCTGTTCGAGGTCCACACGGTGTGTGGACGCATGCGAATTTCTTTGTACGCGCAACAATATCGGAGAGGCAGTGCCTCTGGGTCGAGATGTATGCGTTCGCGTGTACGCCGACTGTGAAACTGCAGTTAGGGGGTAGTTGACGCCCTATCGATAAACCCGGCCCATTAACAAGTTTTAACCCCGTTCCTTTCTAGACTGCCTATACTCAAAGAGAAGCCCAAGGCACTTTTATAACGAAGCGTGCTTTGATTTCCTCCGGTAtaccctttctttttttcttctcccgcAGGTCTCATCACTTTTCCTCGCCGCGTACGCATCGTTTTTTATCGCTCGATCGCTCGATGCACACGGCGGGATAGCTCCCTTTCACAGAGCGCGTTCAAGCAAGTTCGAAAGGATAGAGGGAATTTTTCCTGTGCGTCAATGCAAGTGCCGATCAAGTTTTACACTTCAAATTAAAGTGGGAAACATACAACAAGAAGTTAAAAATAGATTCAGTTCAATTCTAAATATCTTTATCGGTACTATGAATCCTGGTGGCGATTATGGGAAGAAAGAGCTATCACTTGCTCTTAGACAACAAGAAAACGATGCCACTGATACAGTCACCTGTCAATTGTTTCATCAATCTTATATATTAATTAGGTAGCAGAATGAACGCTTAGATTTCCAACGTTGCAGAACGTTTTCTCCTTCTGCCTTCTATTTTGCTTCGTCCGTTCTTCGTTCATTCGAGTCTACCATTCGTATCGCGCGGGCAcgattgttatttaaatgaacACGCGTTCTCTGGACGCTCGGAGTATTTGGCGAAAGAGAGGGAACGAGGGAGAAGGACGGAGGGCGAGGTATAATACTCCAGTGTTTCGGGTAGCCGGGGTTTCGTGAATATATCGCCACGCTTAAAAGTAACGATATTACGGCTGATATCGTCGCGGCCAAAAGTTTTATCATAACCGAAATTTACTATTCAAACTCGCGCGGCGGCCGGGGGCTGCCCCGGACTCGCTGCATTAGGGTGAACGTCTGCCTGGCTATGCAAAATGGCGTGACAAGTACGAGAATAGAACCGCGCCGAGTTTTACGAGATCGCGTGATCACCGCCAGCAAACATCGTCTGGCATGAATTTTACTGGTGCATGCCCGCCTTTATTTCGTCCGATTCTCAGTCCAGATTTCAACCGGCTCGACCGCCACCGCGGCTGTGCATCCGTTGCCGGGCTCCTCGCGGACTCGCGGCGTCAGTGGTCTTTGGTTGAACCGCGGATAAGTCCCCGTCATTTCCTTtccctccttttttccttttcaaacACCGCATCGTTTAAGTTTATCGAACTTTCCTTGTGTATCTTCCAGATTTCTAAGTTGTAGACATTTTAGACTTCAAACGCAGGTTTTTAATACCCTTCAGATGAAAACTGTAGCTTTCGTAGTAAACAAATCCCAATTTATGGCTGTAAATCCGAGTTATGGTTTTGAAGATGATGCTGTGGATGCTTTGTTGTAAACTAGGGTTTCCTTTCAATTACAGTATGTTAAACGAATGATATACTTGTTGATACTAAATAAAGAGTTAATGAAAATCACTTCAACCTATAGTTCATCAACAAGAAACGGGTATAATTTCTACCACACCAAGTTTCTGCTCGTCTTGTCGATAGTTTAAGGCGCTGACGctattgaccctttgcagtcgaaagtgtATCACTAGatatgttcaacattttctctTGATATAGACGGCATTCTTTAATACCAAGTAAacatacataatttaataagaaagatACTTTGTTTCAATACTTCACGttttgatgcattatacaaaatttaatattatatataatataatataatataatataatataatgcattcccgagtgcaaggggttaatacaatGTTTCGGTGGAAGTAAGTTATTGACGATATTATAATGTTGTGTTTGGTTATTCTCATACAAATGTGTAGagtgaagaaattattttattggcaCATTGAGAAAGAGAGTAGAGCAAAGTGAAAATTTGGCAGGTTCCTGTACGGCCCAGACTGATTAGATATGACttctatatatttcaaaacTCTGAATATGATATGTAGAAGTTTCTTCTTTTACCTTAgctttttattttagattttctaATCTAGGAGTCCTAACATCCATCGCCTCGATCTACCCGTGAAAATCGTCGCTCGAACGTTAAACGCGGTTACATAAGAAAGGAGAGCGTGTCGTGTGTCGCGGTAACCGCAGAACAACCGCGGCGAACGTGTCAGCCGCGCGACCAGGTATATTTAGCAGCGCGCAGGTTGGAATTTCGATAACGCTCGCGAGCCAGAAACCCTCCGCCGCGTCGCTGTATATCCACGGGATACAGCGTGCAAGTATTAATAGACCGAACCGCAGTAAAATTAGAGGCGCCGTAAGGAAACTCATTTCGCGCGGAGAGCACGGATTAACGACCGCCGACACTTGTTGGCTTTTGCCGTGAAGATGGACGGGCATCGACAACGCGACACGTTCCAAGAGTTCCCAAACTCTTTTACTCGTGGTCCAATCGAAaagaagtgaaaatattttcgcaGAATCTCGACAATCCGGTTTGATTGGGAAACTAACAGTTCAGATGAATGCGGATTTGAGAGGACTCTTCGAAACGTACTTGTAAAATCCGATTGTACGCATTCCCAGGTGCAATCTAAAATTCTGAATGATTGAGTGTCAATGTAATCAAGACACTTCAGCAATCTAGATCGTGAGAAATAGCCGGTTAATCGAGGTGCTATTGTACTATGAAATAACAACGTGGGATCTCTGCGACTCATTGCTTCATTCATATTCTAGCAGTTCGTCACTTTGACTATACCTCCTTCGTCAATGCTAGACCTTCGGTCATTCCGTAAAATAATACCTGGTTCCAACGTATCACTGTTCAGCGCCGAATCCCGTCGCAACTTCGTCATATCCAACGGCGCAATCGCGAGAGGGACGCTCAGTCGGTCaagcaataaatttttaatatcactggccggcgatcgatcgatccgcaAATCCGAAAACTTATTGCCACACGAGTACGTGTCTGTTTCCGCATCGATTTCATCGCTTACTCGTCTCCCACCGTGGATAGAGAGGATTAGACGTCCGTCTTGCCCGCGTCTCGCGATTCGCGGTTGATCTGTGCACCGCGTTTGTGTCggcgataatttaaaaattggagAAAACAACGACGGAGTCGGGGTGGGACATAATTCTCCATGGGTTTTCCATCCAATCCACCTACTCGAGATCGTCTCCAGCCCCTCGGCCCAGCTACCGGCGTGGCAGGAATGAAGCTGATCCGCCACCCtaccgagagaaagagagaaagatacgGTCCGTGCGAACGGTGGAGAgatagagggagaaagaggaaagagaagAGAACGAAGAGAAACGGGGGTTAGGATAGAAGAAAGACGAGGAGAGTAGCATAGCATGGCGGCAGAGTGGAATCCATTTCGAAATTGCGAGCCACCCCGTCCGACCTCTCCCCTACCGACCTCTCTTCCTTCTAGCGCCTTCCCTCAGGAAAATCCACCCTCCTCAAACCCCCTTTTCTCTTCGTGCGCtatctccctctttctttctctctttctctgccgTTCCTGCTCCGCTCCCTCCGGAAGGTAGCGTGCTCGCCTCGAATACTGATATCGAGCAAAGTCCTTTTTCCCTTAAACCGAGCAGCCACCAGGAATAATGCATTATACGTACGCGTCTTTCGTCTCGTTCCTCCAGCCACGTTCATCCCCCTCTTCCTCTCTGTTTCTTCGTATATCCTCGTCCTTCCTCCTCCTAGTTTTTTTGGGCTTCGTCTCGACTCTGTCGAGCTCTCGTTTCGCGAAGATGTAACAGGAACGTCTATGATCAGCAACTTCAGTAACGCTCTTTCTCCACGGTAATCTTGAACCGAAGTAGAGAGGACTCTCTTTCAGATGGTCAATGTTTTCTCGATGCATTCCGAAAATTTCGCTTATTCGACGGGATCGTGAATCTTGATCCATGCTTGAAATTTTCGTCGATTGAAGTTAGAAGAGATATGAGTAGGCGATACTATGGACAAGTAGATAAATGGACACCTAGCTTGAAGCCTGATGTGATCATTAGTTCTTCTGTATATTTGACGTATTGTTAAAAAAGTGGATATGTATTGTCTAACTACAGTTTTCTTTCACTATTTTCAAATCGAATAACATACATGACAAAATTAGAACGTGAATATGTAAGAAATACTTGAATAAACGAAATAGCGCTGAGAGAATGAACATGTGATTGAACTAGGTAGACTCGAAGAGCATAGAAGGTTTAAAAGCCATAAACGACGCGTGTTTAAACGGATCTCCGTCTTTGTTTCAGGCGTGTAACGAATTCACCACCCATGTAATGAATCTACTGAGGGAGCAGAGTCGCACCAGGCCGATCACGCCGAAGGAGATCGAGAGGATGGTACAGATCATTCACAAGAAGTTCTCGAGTATCCAGATGCAGCTGAAACAGTCGACTTGCGAGGCCGTCATGATCCTGAGGAGTCGATTCCTCGACGCGAGGTCTGTATTCATCGAAAGTTACCTCGGACCCGGTGTTTTCGTTGCTCCTCGTCAATCTTAATTCCCGCGCAACTAAAAGACTCACGGGAGCAAGAGAGTTTGGGGTTCAACGACAACGCGGGCGCCTGGCTGTAAAACGGCGCGCGAAACTTTCCTTCTGTTGCAGACGCAAGAGACGGAACTTCAGCAAACAGGCCTCCGAAATCTTGAACGAATACTTTTATTCGCACCTCAGTAATCCTTACCCGAGCGAGGAAGCCAAGGAGGAGCTCGCGCGAAAGTGCGGTATCACCGTGAGTCAGGTAAAAACCGGAACGAAGTTTCGTTCCGCCATGATAACTGGAATTTACGCTCGCCGAGGAATTAAGTGACGACCATTATCGGCATGCGGTTATACACGGTTTATTTTTGATCGTTCAACGGATAAATAGATTTGAATGGTACACCTTGTTTCTGAAACATTGTTTCTAACGCGGATTTCGGTTTGAAATATCGGAGTCGAGTAGCGTTTCTTGGCGGAAAAATGGTAAAAGCACAAGCGTGATCATCGGAGAATCGTGAGGCCTCGTTGTTATCCCGGTACTCTTCTCTGCCGTAGGTTTCCAATTGGTTCGGCAACAAGAGGATACGCTACAAGAAAAACATAGGTAAAGCACAGGAGGAGGCGAACTTGTACGCAGCTAAAAAAGCGGCTGGTAAGTTCCGTCCTTCGCCAAATGAGCGACGGGTGTTCCTTGACGAGTTCGTTTCGATAACTTaaaaaagaaaccgaaaaacaAAAAagccgaagaaaaagaaaaacgaaagtaaGCATCAACGACTAGAACCCCATTAACTGAATCCGAACGGCTGTAAGAGGCTCGGCGAGGCGATATTCGATCTGAAAACTTTCGATACTCCGCTTGTGCATCGCCGAGGAAAGAACTCCACACGATCGTGCCGGCCCTTCGCTCGCGTTTAATAGTACCCGGCCCACCTCTTCCGACCCCCCATCCGTCGCGTAATCGTTTATGCATCAGAAATTAGGACGGAGAAGAAATTGCGTCGCGTGGCGGTTCTCATTACTGTAAATCATTACGCGGCTGAGTTACCGCTCATTGTTCGGCTTCGCTGCGCCCAGCGTTATCGCGGCTGAACGATAAATCTTCCGCGCGAAGGGAAAGAAATGATTCACAGGGATCCGCGATCCTCTCTCGCGAACGAGAAACGTTTCTCCTACGACTTCCGATCCTGAATTCGAGAAACAATTCTGATGGTTATGGGATGCTCAGCATCAGCCAGCTGGCTAGCGTCAATTCCAATGTTTAGGGGATACTTCGTATCCAACAATTATCCAGCGACTATCCCAATGTTTAGGGGATACTCGGCATCCTGTAATTGTCTAGCGGTAATTCCAATGTTTAGGGGATACTTAGCATCCTGTAATTGTCTAGCGACTATTCTAATGTTTCGGGGATGTTCAGCATCCTCCATTTGTCTAGCGACAACTCCAATGTTTAGGGGATATTCAACATCCTCCAATTGTCTAGCGCCAACTCCAATGCTTAGGGGATATTCAACATCCTCCAATTGTCTAGCGCCAACTCCAATGCTTAGGGGATGCTCAGTATCGTCCAGTCGTCCAGCAATAACTCCAATGTTTAGCAATTCGAAAATAGGGGATGCTTCTGACGAAGCCGCATCATCTCCCGCTGTTCGTTCCCTGTATTTACCTTGCCGCGCATTCCCGCGGAAATTAGGAGAAAAATGCCgggttggttttctcggagaaATTCCTGGCATTCGCGGGACTCGCCGCTCTCTCGCAATTACGCGCGCACTTCCCTTAACTACCGAGGCGTTTCTTTATTTTAGAGAGCACGGCCAGATATTTTTAACTTACCAATTGCGCGTCGGAGGAAGCACGGAGCGATGGGGACGCGGAGGAGAAGAGGGTTGCTGGGAAGGGTGCGGACGAGATGCCGGAGTTCTCGCGTTTCTTTCGACGCCCAGCGCGGAACGCGTGGGCGCGCGCGATTGTGTGTGTCGGTCTTTCCTCGGCCACGCTTCCGGTGAACGCCGCTAGTCGTCCCGTAATTAAAGAAACGGAATTCCAGCGATACCGGCGTCCGGGACCGGCATTTTCGCTCGACGTCGCTTCTCGCGtgtcgaaataaaaattgttctcGCGTCGCTGCCTCGCGCGCCCGAGCTAATCGTCTCTCGCAGCTTCTTCGCTGCCCAATGATGAATTCTTCGTCGCCTCGACGATCCGTGATCCACGTGGAAGTGAGAAGCCATTCGTTTTCTCTCACGCACCAATGGAAACCAATCGAGACCGATTCTTATCGAACATCGGACACTATTCAACGATACATTTGCCGGTCTAGATAATCAGTGGCGGTCGCACGGGAATCGCGCGTTCTAAATTCTCTGAGTAAGTCGGGGATAATCGCAGGAAGAGAGACCagtttcgatattttcaaataagatcaatttttatattaaaactactAGGTGTAAATGAGCTATGAAATCTGaagaaatgtacttttgttgattaataattgttcagTAGTTCCACGGAAACACTATCAACGTATCCCAGACTTACCCCTTCTTCAATCCGTCCACCGTTGTCCGCGTCTCTGATTCAAACGATACCGTAGTTTCTCGCAAGAAATCGAACGCAACGCCACTGGTTACCAATAGGAACGGATGCAAAACGGGCTGGcccgagagagaaaaagagcttTCGAAAGCTCGTGAGACGGACGAAATgtatcggtcaggcggatgaaCTTAAAAGACGCACCCTCGAATTTTGTATGCACCGCGATTGTTTCTACAGCAGCTTTTGCAGGAGCGTCGCCGTACAGTATGGGTGGTGCAAGCCAAGGCACCCCGACGCCGATGATGTCGCCGGCGCCTCCCGGCGGGCCGCAGGACATGGCCGGATACGGGATGGGCATAAACGGTAGCGACTACGGCTCGCAACCGTACAACGACGGCTCGATGGGCTACGATCCTATGCACCAGGTAATCGTCAATGCTTCACTCACCACTATAGATTTTCCCCGTAGTCGGCGTCAATTGCCTCGCTTTCttcaatatatatacatatatatataattcgtaTATACATCCCCTATGCATTCTCTGAGCATGTGCTGGATTCTTTTCTGATAACGCTTGCTCCCATCGGAGTTTCGAGGGACCATATCCTTCTGGCTCGAATTGAATGGAAAGAAATGAAGAATCATCATATACACGCGGCCGCGGTTTCACCGGAACTCGCCGAGCGAAAGACAACGGAAAGCAAAAGCTTCTTTCCTCTTCGCGATTGTATGAAAGAACTCTGTCGCAGCACTCGATTTCCATCCATTTTCAAGCCGGTTCATCTCCGTAAAATGCATGCGCATCTCACCGCATATTCACACATCTTGCGAGACTGGACGTTTGGATAGAAGAGcgcgaacgagagaaagagagaaagaaggagtgagagaaagagtgaaagagagaggatGAGCAGGAATGAGGAGAGAGGAGACGAGAGTGGGCAACGGTGGTGGATGGAGAGGGTGTGCACGCAGCATCTGTGAAATTGAGTTTCGCGCTCGCGCTCACGGTGCACGGTGATTTACcgcttgaatattaaatatttcgagtACCCTTCGCCGAGATCCGCGGAAGTGTAAACGTTTCTTTGACGGGATTCTTAAGATTCGATGGCCTTTAGCTGTTAACTTGAAAAGTTAACGAGTAGACTTTtcactttttaaccctttgaatgaaAGAATCTAACTGTGCAAACATCAAAATTTCAGTACACAATTTTCTatgcaacaaattttaatattttcggaAATCCTCGTTCACAATATTTAAGCTTGCTCCAGATTAAGCTTTTCGAGGTTACGTTCAATCCTATCGGAAAATCAACCTTGCAGTTAAGCGATCGGACCCGATCGGTGCAACACCGTGCGCGGAGCGCAGCGCTCGAGCGAATGTTTCGTGTGGGGTCTAAGGATGCGCTCTCGCGTGTCTCTAGACGGCGAGTGGATGAGCGTGTTGCGTTGGAATATACATTGGATATAGGGCTGGGTTAGATGCGCTGTTGTTGGCCCATAAAGGATGGACTTAGAAGGGGGCGGTCTGGGTTAGAAGCCGGGTAGAGGAGCGTCAGGTTTGCGCACGCGGCGAACCAGCAGCAGCCGGTAGCATAAGGGTTGCTTAGTATGCATTGGAGTTGCTAAGTCACTTTTTAGGTAGGGCTGCTCTCTCACATATTAATGGACTCTGGTAGGTGCGCGGCCGTGCTTCTAACGAGCTGCCTCTATTCGGCCGGTACGAAACGCAACGGAACCTGCATCCTTCGGAGATCCAATTTCCTCGTGTATCCGACACGGACACGCGCATACAAAGACGATAGAGTCGCCTTGGATCTCGTTGCTACGCTTCGGACGGCTCTCGACTGACTAAGAATTAATCCTTCAAGGATGTCGCCCAGTTCCTTGTTTCTTTGGAACTATTGTTCTTTTACATATATCACTGTACTGTATTGATAACATAGATTTCTTGATGCTTCTAATCTTTAATTCTACGAGGTAGAAGATGACAGTTCAGTAGATGAAGAAAATAGAGTTAATATATGATTCATATCTTTAATTCTAGAATTTGAAAAGAATGATAATTCAGTAGATTAAAGAATGAAGTACCTGAAAAGTTAATTGGCTTCTTGGCTCGCGTGTAGTCCCATTCTTGAAGAACATAGCTGTGTCGAGGGTTAAACGAATGAAACGGTGCATCGTGTCGGTCTCTAGGATTCCTCGAAATCGGTAAATCATTCCGACATGCAATTTCATCGGTGTCATGCGGTAAAGAGTGACGGTTGGATTAAATTCGCGCGAGAACACGCGAGACACGGGGTTCGTTCATGGCCAGCTTTCGAATGTTCGCTGCGGTATTTCTGATTCGCGGATTAAACGTTCGTCTTGTCGATACACGGGGACCGGTTGTCGATACACTTCGCATCGCGGATATTGCTGTGCGCGTTACACACGGTTCGTTCGTCGCAAAACGCGTTTCGAATGCTTCGCCTTTGATTAACCCTCGGACGGCACGCCTCTTTAATGATTTCGTTGATGTATCTGGGACCATTTGAATCCTCGCTTATTGATTCTTCTAGACTAATACGTCCACTTCTAATCTGGCTCCATTTGAATCCTCGTTTATCGATTCTTCTAGAATCTAATATGAATATCTATACCGTGGATCTTTGCATgttaaataacgaaaaataaacttcaatgaaATATCCAATGGAATTACTATTTTAAACGAATTGTAACTTTGACTAAACGTAACAGTTCATACAAATGAGTCTTCAATCTGTAATTACAAtacataattacaatttttggaACCAATCCTCAGCAACTGAGGCTCCGATGATCGAAACCGACCACGTTTCGAATAAAACGCTTCTCGCGGTCGTTCCTCTCGATCATCTTCCTTCATATCGTGTTCCCATTGCCTCGGCGCCTTCTTCATTACCGTTGCGTTTCCGTAAAACCGGAGAATCCGCTAAGAGAACCTGTAGAAGTTggcaagaaaattaatttcgcggTTCATCCGGTTTAGCCGTGCACGGTTGCCAGGCCCCAAGAGTGAGAAAACCCGGGTGCCGAAATGAAGCGACTAAAATGCATGCTCCTACCttagccgccgccgccgccgccgttgcgtTTTCGGATCGCCTCCTCCGACACTCGTTTCGTTTCCCGGGTTCGTTTTCCGTTCGGCTACGTCTCGAGGCTCTCGCCTATTCTTCACTTCCTTCTCGTTACCGTCGAACGTCGAGGAATTTCCTCGAGTCGAAGTGCAGCGGTGATCGTTAGCCCCGCGCTCTCTCAGCTTTTCGTTTCGAATCGCCGCCGATACGCACGTGTAACGAAACAAATCGAGTTTTCGAGGGAGAACTTCGAGAACGATAGTCTTTCGACCGCGCGACGGTTCTTCGTTCGCTATTGATGCCATTGGTTTGTTGCTGGACGTTCAGAATTCGGGAAAATCGGGCGGGCTCGACGACAGTGGCTCTGAACAGCTTACGCTACTCGTGAAATCGGTTTAGGTTGGCGCGAGTAGGCGCTGGTAAAAGGAGAGTCCAGTCGGAGATACGATGAACGCTCTCGCTGCTGCAGCTGGCACTAACGTTTCCGTAATCGCATACACATAACAACCCAAACAGAGCAAACAGAATTACAAACAATTGCTTGCACGCGGTTATACGAGCACCAAAAGATGTAT
This portion of the Nomia melanderi isolate GNS246 chromosome 11, iyNomMela1, whole genome shotgun sequence genome encodes:
- the exd gene encoding PBX homeobox extradenticle isoform X5 — protein: MDETGRMLQHGGSGVGLMGGNQGQGAQNTGGYGNMGPTDGTATHGPDPAGESRKQDIGEILQQIMNITDQSLDEAQARKHTLNCHRMKPALFSVLCEIKEKTVLSLRNTQEEEPPDPQLMRLDNMLIAEGVAGPEKGGGAGAAASASAAAAAGPPGQPDNAIEHSDYRAKLAQIRQIYHQELEKYEQACNEFTTHVMNLLREQSRTRPITPKEIERMVQIIHKKFSSIQMQLKQSTCEAVMILRSRFLDARRKRRNFSKQASEILNEYFYSHLSNPYPSEEAKEELARKCGITVSQVSNWFGNKRIRYKKNIGKAQEEANLYAAKKAAAAFAGASPYSMGGASQGTPTPMMSPAPPGGPQDMAGYGMGINGSDYGSQPYNDGSMGYDPMHQELSP
- the exd gene encoding PBX homeobox extradenticle isoform X2 codes for the protein MDETGRMLQHGGSGVGLMGGNQGQGAQNTGGYGNMGPTDGTATHGPDPAGESRKQDIGEILQQIMNITDQSLDEAQARKHTLNCHRMKPALFSVLCEIKEKTVLSLRNTQEEEPPDPQLMRLDNMLIAEGVAGPEKGGGAGAAASASAAAAAGPPGQPDNAIEHSDYRAKLAQIRQIYHQELEKYEQACNEFTTHVMNLLREQSRTRPITPKEIERMVQIIHKKFSSIQMQLKQSTCEAVMILRSRFLDARRKRRNFSKQASEILNEYFYSHLSNPYPSEEAKEELARKCGITVSQVSNWFGNKRIRYKKNIGKAQEEANLYAAKKAAGASPYSMGGASQGTPTPMMSPAPPGGPQDMAGYGMGINGSDYGSQPYNDGSMGYDPMHQGKALAGGPGATGWMQQREAVPEFPPLHDSADSDSDRENEKRPRV
- the exd gene encoding PBX homeobox extradenticle isoform X3, with amino-acid sequence MDETGRMLQHGGSGVGLMGGNQGQGAQNTGGYGNMGPTDGTATHGPDPAGESRKQDIGEILQQIMNITDQSLDEAQARKHTLNCHRMKPALFSVLCEIKEKTVLSLRNTQEEEPPDPQLMRLDNMLIAEGVAGPEKGGGAGAAASASAAAAAGPPGQPDNAIEHSDYRAKLAQIRQIYHQELEKYEQACNEFTTHVMNLLREQSRTRPITPKEIERMVQIIHKKFSSIQMQLKQSTCEAVMILRSRFLDARRKRRNFSKQASEILNEYFYSHLSNPYPSEEAKEELARKCGITVSQVSNWFGNKRIRYKKNIGASPYSMGGASQGTPTPMMSPAPPGGPQDMAGYGMGINGSDYGSQPYNDGSMGYDPMHQGKALAGGPGATGWMQQREAVPEFPPLHDSADSDSDRENEKRPRV
- the exd gene encoding PBX homeobox extradenticle isoform X4, which gives rise to MDETGRMLQHGGSGVGLMGGNQGQGAQNTGGYGNMGPTDGTATHGPDPAGESRKQDIGEILQQIMNITDQSLDEAQARKHTLNCHRMKPALFSVLCEIKEKTVLSLRNTQEEEPPDPQLMRLDNMLIAEGVAGPEKGGGAGAAASASAAAAAGPPGQPDNAIEHSDYRAKLAQIRQIYHQELEKYEQACNEFTTHVMNLLREQSRTRPITPKEIERMVQIIHKKFSSIQMQLKQSTCEAVMILRSRFLDARRKRRNFSKQASEILNEYFYSHLSNPYPSEEAKEELARKCGITVSQVSNWFGNKRIRYKKNIGKAQEEANLYAAKKAAAAFAGASPYSMGGASQGTPTPMMSPAPPGGPQDMAGYGMGINGSDYGSQPYNDGSMGYDPMHQMKRNS
- the exd gene encoding PBX homeobox extradenticle isoform X1; amino-acid sequence: MDETGRMLQHGGSGVGLMGGNQGQGAQNTGGYGNMGPTDGTATHGPDPAGESRKQDIGEILQQIMNITDQSLDEAQARKHTLNCHRMKPALFSVLCEIKEKTVLSLRNTQEEEPPDPQLMRLDNMLIAEGVAGPEKGGGAGAAASASAAAAAGPPGQPDNAIEHSDYRAKLAQIRQIYHQELEKYEQACNEFTTHVMNLLREQSRTRPITPKEIERMVQIIHKKFSSIQMQLKQSTCEAVMILRSRFLDARRKRRNFSKQASEILNEYFYSHLSNPYPSEEAKEELARKCGITVSQVSNWFGNKRIRYKKNIGKAQEEANLYAAKKAAAAFAGASPYSMGGASQGTPTPMMSPAPPGGPQDMAGYGMGINGSDYGSQPYNDGSMGYDPMHQGKALAGGPGATGWMQQREAVPEFPPLHDSADSDSDRENEKRPRV